A region from the Canis lupus familiaris isolate Mischka breed German Shepherd chromosome 3, alternate assembly UU_Cfam_GSD_1.0, whole genome shotgun sequence genome encodes:
- the IDH3A gene encoding isocitrate dehydrogenase [NAD] subunit alpha, mitochondrial isoform X2, whose translation MAGPAWISKVSRLLGAFHNQKQVQTVTLIPGDGIGPEISAAVMKIFDAAKAPIQWEERNVTAIQGPGGKWMIPPEAKESMDKNKMGLKGPLKTPIAAGHPSMNLLLRKTFDLYANVRPCVSIEGYKTPYTDVNIVTIRENTEGEYSGIEHVIVDGVVQSIKLITEEASRRIAEFAFEYARNNHRSNVTAVHKANIMRMSDGLFLQKCREVAENCKDIKFNEMYLDTVCLNMVQDPSQFDVLVMPNLYGDILSDLCAGLIGGLGVTPSGNIGANGVAIFESVHGTAPDIAGKDMANPTALLLSAVMMLRHMGLFDHAARVEAACFATIKDGKSLTKDLGGNAKCSDFTEEICRRVRDLD comes from the exons GTTCAGACAGTCACTTTAATTCCAGGAGATGGTATCGGCCCTGAGATCTCAGCTGCAGTTATGAAGATTTTTGATGCTGCCAAA GCGCCCATTCAGTGGGAGGAGCGGAATGTCACTGCCATTCAAGGACCGGGGGGAAAGTGGATGATCCCTCCTGAAGCCAAAGAGTCCATGGATAAGAACAAGATGGGCCTGAAAG GCCCTCTGAAGACCCCAATAGCAGCAGGCCACCCATCTATGAATTTACTGCTGCGTAAGACATTTGACCTTTATGCAAATGTCCGACCGTGTGTTTCAATCGAGGGTTACAAAACCCCTTACACCGACGTGAACATTGTCACCATCCGGGAGAACACAGAAGGAGAGTACAGTGGCATAGAGCATGTG ATCGTGGATGGGGTCGTTCAGAGCATCAAGCTCATCACTGAGGAGGCGAGCAGGCGCATTGCTGAGTTTGCCTTCGAGTATGCCCGCAACAACCACCGGAGTAACGTCACAGCTGTGCACAAAGCCAATATCAT GCGAATGTCAGATGGGCTTTTTCTACAAAAATGCAGGGAAGTTGCTGAAAACTGTAAAGATATTAAATTTAATGAGATGTACCTTGATACAGTATGTCTGAAT ATGGTCCAGGATCCGTCCCAATTTGATGTCCTTGTTATGCCAAATTTGTATGGAGACATCCTTAG TGACCTGTGCGCGGGATTGATTGGAGGTCTTGGTGTGACACCAAGTGGCAACATTGGAGCCAACGGGGTAGCGATCTTCGAGTCG GTTCACGGAACTGCCCCGGACATTGCTGGCAAGGACATGGCCAACCCCACGGCTCTCCTGCTCAGCGCTGTGATGATGCTGCGCCACATGGGGCTTTTTGACCATGCTGCAAGGGTTGAGGCTGCGTGCTTTGCTACAATTAAGGATGGAAAG aGCTTAACAAAAGATTTAGGAGGCAACGCAAAATGCTCAGACTTCACAGAGGAGATCTGTCGTCGAGTACGAGATTTAGATTGA
- the IDH3A gene encoding isocitrate dehydrogenase [NAD] subunit alpha, mitochondrial isoform X3 encodes MKIFDAAKAPIQWEERNVTAIQGPGGKWMIPPEAKESMDKNKMGLKGPLKTPIAAGHPSMNLLLRKTFDLYANVRPCVSIEGYKTPYTDVNIVTIRENTEGEYSGIEHVIVDGVVQSIKLITEEASRRIAEFAFEYARNNHRSNVTAVHKANIMRMSDGLFLQKCREVAENCKDIKFNEMYLDTVCLNMVQDPSQFDVLVMPNLYGDILSDLCAGLIGGLGVTPSGNIGANGVAIFESVHGTAPDIAGKDMANPTALLLSAVMMLRHMGLFDHAARVEAACFATIKDGKSLTKDLGGNAKCSDFTEEICRRVRDLD; translated from the exons ATGAAGATTTTTGATGCTGCCAAA GCGCCCATTCAGTGGGAGGAGCGGAATGTCACTGCCATTCAAGGACCGGGGGGAAAGTGGATGATCCCTCCTGAAGCCAAAGAGTCCATGGATAAGAACAAGATGGGCCTGAAAG GCCCTCTGAAGACCCCAATAGCAGCAGGCCACCCATCTATGAATTTACTGCTGCGTAAGACATTTGACCTTTATGCAAATGTCCGACCGTGTGTTTCAATCGAGGGTTACAAAACCCCTTACACCGACGTGAACATTGTCACCATCCGGGAGAACACAGAAGGAGAGTACAGTGGCATAGAGCATGTG ATCGTGGATGGGGTCGTTCAGAGCATCAAGCTCATCACTGAGGAGGCGAGCAGGCGCATTGCTGAGTTTGCCTTCGAGTATGCCCGCAACAACCACCGGAGTAACGTCACAGCTGTGCACAAAGCCAATATCAT GCGAATGTCAGATGGGCTTTTTCTACAAAAATGCAGGGAAGTTGCTGAAAACTGTAAAGATATTAAATTTAATGAGATGTACCTTGATACAGTATGTCTGAAT ATGGTCCAGGATCCGTCCCAATTTGATGTCCTTGTTATGCCAAATTTGTATGGAGACATCCTTAG TGACCTGTGCGCGGGATTGATTGGAGGTCTTGGTGTGACACCAAGTGGCAACATTGGAGCCAACGGGGTAGCGATCTTCGAGTCG GTTCACGGAACTGCCCCGGACATTGCTGGCAAGGACATGGCCAACCCCACGGCTCTCCTGCTCAGCGCTGTGATGATGCTGCGCCACATGGGGCTTTTTGACCATGCTGCAAGGGTTGAGGCTGCGTGCTTTGCTACAATTAAGGATGGAAAG aGCTTAACAAAAGATTTAGGAGGCAACGCAAAATGCTCAGACTTCACAGAGGAGATCTGTCGTCGAGTACGAGATTTAGATTGA
- the IDH3A gene encoding isocitrate dehydrogenase [NAD] subunit alpha, mitochondrial isoform X1 — translation MAGPAWISKVSRLLGAFHNQKQVTRAFAGGVQTVTLIPGDGIGPEISAAVMKIFDAAKAPIQWEERNVTAIQGPGGKWMIPPEAKESMDKNKMGLKGPLKTPIAAGHPSMNLLLRKTFDLYANVRPCVSIEGYKTPYTDVNIVTIRENTEGEYSGIEHVIVDGVVQSIKLITEEASRRIAEFAFEYARNNHRSNVTAVHKANIMRMSDGLFLQKCREVAENCKDIKFNEMYLDTVCLNMVQDPSQFDVLVMPNLYGDILSDLCAGLIGGLGVTPSGNIGANGVAIFESVHGTAPDIAGKDMANPTALLLSAVMMLRHMGLFDHAARVEAACFATIKDGKSLTKDLGGNAKCSDFTEEICRRVRDLD, via the exons GTTCAGACAGTCACTTTAATTCCAGGAGATGGTATCGGCCCTGAGATCTCAGCTGCAGTTATGAAGATTTTTGATGCTGCCAAA GCGCCCATTCAGTGGGAGGAGCGGAATGTCACTGCCATTCAAGGACCGGGGGGAAAGTGGATGATCCCTCCTGAAGCCAAAGAGTCCATGGATAAGAACAAGATGGGCCTGAAAG GCCCTCTGAAGACCCCAATAGCAGCAGGCCACCCATCTATGAATTTACTGCTGCGTAAGACATTTGACCTTTATGCAAATGTCCGACCGTGTGTTTCAATCGAGGGTTACAAAACCCCTTACACCGACGTGAACATTGTCACCATCCGGGAGAACACAGAAGGAGAGTACAGTGGCATAGAGCATGTG ATCGTGGATGGGGTCGTTCAGAGCATCAAGCTCATCACTGAGGAGGCGAGCAGGCGCATTGCTGAGTTTGCCTTCGAGTATGCCCGCAACAACCACCGGAGTAACGTCACAGCTGTGCACAAAGCCAATATCAT GCGAATGTCAGATGGGCTTTTTCTACAAAAATGCAGGGAAGTTGCTGAAAACTGTAAAGATATTAAATTTAATGAGATGTACCTTGATACAGTATGTCTGAAT ATGGTCCAGGATCCGTCCCAATTTGATGTCCTTGTTATGCCAAATTTGTATGGAGACATCCTTAG TGACCTGTGCGCGGGATTGATTGGAGGTCTTGGTGTGACACCAAGTGGCAACATTGGAGCCAACGGGGTAGCGATCTTCGAGTCG GTTCACGGAACTGCCCCGGACATTGCTGGCAAGGACATGGCCAACCCCACGGCTCTCCTGCTCAGCGCTGTGATGATGCTGCGCCACATGGGGCTTTTTGACCATGCTGCAAGGGTTGAGGCTGCGTGCTTTGCTACAATTAAGGATGGAAAG aGCTTAACAAAAGATTTAGGAGGCAACGCAAAATGCTCAGACTTCACAGAGGAGATCTGTCGTCGAGTACGAGATTTAGATTGA